The Equus asinus isolate D_3611 breed Donkey chromosome 22, EquAss-T2T_v2, whole genome shotgun sequence genome has a segment encoding these proteins:
- the PTGES3 gene encoding prostaglandin E synthase 3 isoform X1 gives MQPASAKWYDRRDYVFIEFCVEDSKDVNVNFEKSKLTFSCLGGSDNFKHLNEIDLFHSIDPNDSKHKRTDRSILCCLRKGESGQSWPRLTKERAKLNWLSVDFNNWKDWEDDSDEDMSNFDRFSEMMNNMGGDEDVDLPEVDGADDDSQDSDDEKMPDLE, from the exons AT GCAGCCTGCTTCTGCAAAGTGGTATGATCGAAGGGACTATGTCTTCATTGAATTTTGTGTTGAAGACAGTAAAGATGTTaatgtaaattttgaaaaatccAAACTTACATTCAG ttgtCTTGGAGGAAGtgataattttaaacatttaaatgaaattgaTCTTTTTCACAGTATTGATCCAAAT GATTCCAAGCATAAAAGAACGGACAGATCAATTTTATGTTGTTTACGAAAAGGAGAATCTGGCCAGTCATGGCCAAGGTTAACAAAAGAAAGGGCAAAG CTTAATTGGCTTAGTGTGGACTTCAATAATTGGAAAGACTGGGAAGATGATTCAGATGAAGACATGTCTAATTTTGATCGTTTCTCTGAG ATGATGAACAACATGGGTGgtgatgaggatgtagatttaCCAGAAGTAGATGGAGCAGATGAT GATT
- the PTGES3 gene encoding prostaglandin E synthase 3 isoform X2, which translates to MQPASAKWYDRRDYVFIEFCVEDSKDVNVNFEKSKLTFSCLGGSDNFKHLNEIDLFHSIDPNDSKHKRTDRSILCCLRKGESGQSWPRLTKERAKLNWLSVDFNNWKDWEDDSDEDMSNFDRFSEDSQDSDDEKMPDLE; encoded by the exons AT GCAGCCTGCTTCTGCAAAGTGGTATGATCGAAGGGACTATGTCTTCATTGAATTTTGTGTTGAAGACAGTAAAGATGTTaatgtaaattttgaaaaatccAAACTTACATTCAG ttgtCTTGGAGGAAGtgataattttaaacatttaaatgaaattgaTCTTTTTCACAGTATTGATCCAAAT GATTCCAAGCATAAAAGAACGGACAGATCAATTTTATGTTGTTTACGAAAAGGAGAATCTGGCCAGTCATGGCCAAGGTTAACAAAAGAAAGGGCAAAG CTTAATTGGCTTAGTGTGGACTTCAATAATTGGAAAGACTGGGAAGATGATTCAGATGAAGACATGTCTAATTTTGATCGTTTCTCTGAG GATT